Proteins encoded within one genomic window of Tidjanibacter massiliensis:
- a CDS encoding trigger factor translates to MNITRENREGQVSVIKVTVGESDYNEAVEKKLREYRRKANMPGFRPGMVPMSIINKTYRKSAIAETAYKMASDAVFEYLDKEKIDYVGDVLPSDEQGAFDFDNNTEHEFVFEVGLAPEIDIELSEKDKLTKYKIKVSDEMREGYRTNFLRRYGRLVDVDEVAADEALTGILDNGEIKVEEGYVGLISMNDEQRKPFIGKKVGDELTVNVNELYPSASQRASVLGVKEKELEAVNPEFKFTIKQIRKFAEPELNEEFFKMVFPDGSVKDEKGLEKYIDEQVAADLARETDYVFTTEVRNFLIEKANPSMPEEFLKKWLYTINEGKFSMEDIEREFPAFLRMMKWNLVQKKLADRFGIKVEQDEMLEEAKAYAAAQFAQYGMANVGDETLTKYAHSILGNKEEANKILDRLYEKKIVDAVTPLVKVSNKSVTPEELGKIFEAMTK, encoded by the coding sequence ATGAACATCACAAGAGAGAACCGCGAAGGCCAGGTCTCGGTCATCAAAGTTACCGTCGGCGAGTCCGACTACAACGAAGCAGTGGAGAAGAAGCTGCGCGAATACCGCCGCAAGGCCAACATGCCGGGTTTCCGTCCGGGAATGGTGCCCATGAGCATCATCAACAAGACATACCGCAAGAGCGCGATAGCGGAAACGGCCTACAAGATGGCATCCGACGCGGTTTTCGAATATCTCGACAAGGAGAAGATAGACTACGTGGGTGACGTCCTGCCGAGCGACGAGCAGGGAGCCTTCGACTTCGACAACAATACCGAACACGAATTCGTCTTCGAGGTGGGACTCGCGCCCGAAATCGACATCGAACTCTCCGAAAAGGATAAACTCACGAAGTACAAAATCAAGGTCTCCGACGAAATGCGCGAGGGTTACCGCACCAATTTCCTGCGCCGTTACGGCCGGCTGGTTGATGTGGACGAAGTTGCAGCAGACGAAGCGCTCACAGGTATCCTCGACAACGGCGAAATCAAGGTCGAGGAGGGTTACGTGGGCCTTATCTCCATGAACGACGAACAGCGCAAGCCGTTCATCGGCAAGAAAGTGGGCGACGAGCTGACGGTCAATGTCAATGAGCTCTATCCGAGCGCATCGCAGCGGGCATCGGTGCTGGGCGTCAAGGAGAAGGAGCTGGAAGCGGTCAATCCCGAATTCAAGTTCACCATCAAACAGATACGCAAATTCGCCGAACCGGAACTCAACGAGGAGTTCTTCAAGATGGTTTTCCCGGACGGCTCGGTGAAAGACGAAAAGGGGCTGGAAAAGTACATCGACGAACAGGTGGCCGCCGACCTCGCCCGCGAAACGGATTACGTATTCACCACCGAAGTACGCAACTTCCTCATCGAGAAGGCCAACCCCTCCATGCCGGAAGAGTTCCTCAAGAAGTGGCTCTATACCATCAACGAGGGCAAGTTCTCGATGGAGGATATCGAGAGGGAGTTCCCCGCATTCCTCAGGATGATGAAGTGGAACCTCGTACAGAAGAAACTCGCCGACCGTTTCGGAATCAAAGTGGAACAGGACGAGATGCTGGAAGAGGCCAAAGCCTACGCCGCCGCCCAGTTCGCACAGTACGGCATGGCCAACGTAGGCGACGAAACGCTCACGAAGTATGCCCACTCCATCCTCGGCAACAAGGAGGAGGCCAACAAGATACTCGACAGACTCTATGAAAAGAAGATAGTGGATGCGGTAACGCCCCTCGTAAAGGTCTCCAACAAATCGGTGACACCGGAGGAGCTCGGCAAGATATTCGAGGCCATGACGAAATAG